In Rouxiella sp. WC2420, the following proteins share a genomic window:
- a CDS encoding amidase — translation MQDILQLDAVTLAANIRDRRLSPVELVSASIARMEQLEPELHAFCTPTTESALAQAKVIEQRIMRGEEVGPLAGIPVAIKDLISTKGIKTVSGSWIYENFIPDEDDITVERLKAAGAIILGKTNAPEFGYSGTGHNPVFPTTRNPWNTDLTTGGSSAGSAAALAARICPLALGSDGGGSVRIPAAHSGIFGMKASMGRVPLYPGCRDERYPGISSWESLEHIGPMTRSVADAALMLSVIAGPDSRDRHSIPTSDIDWNGALKGSLKGLRIAYSADWGYAAVDPQVREIVGKAVKVFERDLGCIVEEAHPGFEDPKDTFAALVAQETDLTGMRKLLETFGSRMSPHLVAMLNTDWTAEMFTNANMQRKAVVNKMWRFMQRYDLLLTPTLATPPFPVNIESPEMIDGRKVTPSEWLAFVFPINLTGQPAASIPAGFTAQGLPVGLQIIGRHLDDALVLRASAAFEKVCGWNDRLPPILSR, via the coding sequence ATGCAGGATATTCTTCAGCTTGATGCCGTGACACTTGCGGCCAATATTCGCGATAGGCGCCTTTCTCCGGTGGAGCTGGTGTCAGCTTCAATTGCGCGGATGGAACAGCTTGAACCCGAGCTGCATGCCTTTTGTACCCCAACCACAGAGAGTGCGCTGGCGCAGGCCAAAGTCATCGAGCAACGAATCATGCGTGGTGAAGAAGTCGGCCCGCTGGCAGGAATTCCCGTGGCGATTAAAGATTTGATCAGTACTAAAGGGATCAAAACAGTCTCTGGTTCGTGGATTTATGAAAATTTTATTCCCGACGAAGACGACATTACCGTAGAACGGCTTAAGGCTGCGGGGGCCATTATTCTCGGCAAAACCAACGCCCCAGAATTTGGCTACAGCGGCACCGGGCACAATCCGGTGTTCCCAACAACCCGTAATCCGTGGAATACCGACCTGACTACCGGCGGGTCTAGCGCCGGTTCCGCGGCGGCACTCGCAGCAAGAATTTGCCCGCTGGCTTTAGGCAGCGACGGCGGCGGTTCGGTACGCATTCCCGCCGCGCACAGTGGCATATTTGGCATGAAAGCCTCGATGGGCCGCGTACCGCTGTATCCCGGCTGCCGCGACGAGCGCTATCCCGGCATCTCCAGCTGGGAATCGCTGGAACACATCGGCCCAATGACCCGCAGCGTCGCCGATGCCGCGCTGATGCTTTCCGTAATCGCCGGGCCTGACTCGCGCGATCGTCATTCTATTCCCACCAGCGATATTGACTGGAACGGTGCGCTTAAAGGCAGTCTTAAAGGTCTGCGCATTGCCTACAGCGCTGACTGGGGTTACGCAGCGGTGGATCCGCAGGTCCGCGAGATCGTCGGTAAGGCAGTAAAAGTCTTCGAGCGTGATCTCGGTTGCATCGTAGAGGAAGCGCATCCCGGCTTTGAAGATCCTAAAGACACTTTTGCCGCGCTTGTGGCTCAAGAAACCGATCTCACCGGCATGCGCAAACTGCTGGAAACCTTTGGCAGTCGTATGTCTCCCCATCTGGTCGCGATGCTTAACACCGACTGGACCGCCGAAATGTTTACCAATGCCAACATGCAACGCAAGGCGGTGGTCAACAAAATGTGGCGCTTTATGCAGCGCTACGACCTGCTGCTGACACCGACTCTCGCGACGCCGCCCTTCCCGGTCAATATAGAAAGCCCCGAGATGATTGATGGCCGCAAGGTCACGCCAAGTGAATGGCTCGCTTTTGTCTTCCCGATAAATTTGACCGGCCAGCCTGCCGCCTCGATCCCCGCCGGATTTACCGCGCAAGGGTTGCCGGTGGGATTGCAAATTATTGGCCGACATCTTGATGATGCGCTGGTGTTACGCGCCAGTGCAGCGTTTGAAAAAGTCTGTGGCTGGAATGATCGGTTGCCGCCGATCCTCAGCCGCTGA
- the pncC gene encoding nicotinamide-nucleotide amidase, with amino-acid sequence MTENDLRQLSTDVGAALKSKGLWLTCAESCTGGWVAKAITDIAGSSAWFDRGFVTYSNVAKREMLDVSESTLKEHGAVSEPVVREMARGARYAAGADLAVSISGIAGPDGGTKDKPVGTVWFGFADENGRIFACKKNFSGDRDAVRLQAAVFSLQTLLDEFLKK; translated from the coding sequence ATGACTGAAAATGATTTGCGTCAATTGAGCACCGACGTCGGTGCCGCCTTGAAATCCAAGGGCCTGTGGCTAACCTGTGCTGAATCCTGCACGGGTGGTTGGGTCGCTAAAGCTATTACTGATATTGCCGGCAGCTCTGCCTGGTTTGACCGCGGTTTTGTCACTTACAGCAACGTTGCCAAGCGCGAGATGCTCGATGTATCAGAATCCACGCTCAAAGAGCATGGCGCAGTGAGTGAACCCGTAGTGCGCGAGATGGCCCGAGGAGCGCGCTATGCGGCCGGCGCTGATTTGGCGGTATCAATCAGCGGCATTGCCGGCCCGGACGGCGGCACAAAAGATAAACCGGTTGGCACTGTGTGGTTTGGATTTGCCGATGAAAACGGTCGAATTTTTGCCTGCAAAAAGAATTTTTCTGGGGATCGCGACGCAGTGCGTTTGCAAGCTGCTGTTTTTTCACTACAAACTTTGCTAGACGAGTTTTTGAAAAAATAG